The Acipenser ruthenus chromosome 45, fAciRut3.2 maternal haplotype, whole genome shotgun sequence sequence TATACGGAACTAAGCCATGCGATCGAACTCGTTGTAATTCTTCATAACTCTCAAAAtaggaaaaaatacaattataatgtGCATTAGCACATAACAaccctgtaataaatatataatccacgggttgttttttttttatcaaatgatAGATTAAGAGGGTCTTACTTGTTGTATGGAGTCGGAGATCCATGAGTCTTCAGACTACGCCATACCATTTAAATAAAGCACAGCCAAATGCCAACACGTTATCACACATAACGTAACGCGTACGGTACAGACGCACACAATGTGTCAACAATGAAAACGGTACAACTACTGCAGCCATTGCatgtttacatttaaaacacttaTGTATgttagggtttaaaaaaaaaaaaattctaatatcACTTCAAAAGGGTAGATAGGTAGGGCACTTAAAAGGTCATAAAAATGTTAAACTAAaaatattcaacataatattttaatgacCTACCTTGCGATCCCATATGATCCTGGCCTTGCGGCGGTGTATAAGCTTTTTCTGTGTAAGAAAATGGGAAAGTTAGATCGAGctacttttgttgttgttgttaaaactgAATAGTTTGGAAAACAAAGACATGGTAGTACACATCTGCAAGAGAAgtctataaaatgtaatttacagattTCCTTTTTGGAATAAAACGTGTATAACTGGTGCAACAATCCATCTAtattaaagtttgtttttaagtgtaaACAAACTGtaagaaatataaataataataattaagaaaacgTACCAACTGTACCGGAAGAGAAGTGAGCTTCTAAAATAAACTTAGAACGTCGACCACGCTCCTTGCTCCAATATCAGCATTTCAATCACTTAAGAAAACTTAATTATAATCGAAGAGTTTTGAAATTTAATGCATGggctgcctttaaaaaaaaaaagcattagcaGCTCTCTTCCTGGAAGAGTGTTGCTAAAATGTTTAGATCAAATTCAAACAAGAAGACCGCTAGTTTTCAACATGTTGACAAGcgctgtgtctttttttttttttttttttttttcgtgcttCTCgctctataaaatgctaattacTGGAAGGAAGTTCGTCACACATACTTTCCAGGCTTTTGCCAGCTGTGTTATTAAATTCTGCTCTTGCTTAATGATCAGTCTTTCAGATCCTTTTTCCCAGGACCCATGGCTGCACAATCGCTTACGTCATTTGCCACAACAATCGCATTGGAGAATTTAAAGGTACAGCCCATTCTGCTGTCGCACTTGAGTCCTAATGCTGTGATGTGAAAATGTGGATATTTAACAACCCCAAAGTCCAATTtacaacattatttaaaatagcaATAGTTACTGACTGTATCTCTATACCTCCTCCACACACAACATCTCCTCAACTGGCATAGCGCACCCGTTCCCCAATACACCGTGAACTATAATTACATAATTAACCCAAACTCCCAACCTTACCTGAACAATTAAACACACGCACGTTGATTTTCATTCACTATGCATTCTTACAGGCTTTATCAATGAGTTCCGTCTGTCATACCCAACAATAACAGTAGGAATATACACTATACAACACAAATAACAATCACACCCATCACCATAACAACAACACATGTTTATACTAATAAGCAACCGTATTTACACCCAATAGTCTACCATAATAATACACCCAAaatacagcaataataataataataataataataataataataataataataataataataataataataataaaggtttaTTGGAAAGTTGTTCTGACAATTCCTTAGTTTTTCAGCGTTCATCAGAATGGAGGGACAATATCTCACAATGACAATGATAACTTCAGACTGTCAAAACTGACCTTGACCACAAATTACTACTTCCGATTTGGCACCGGCGAATCAACAACCGAGAGTAATACAAAAAGGTGGTTTATTGTaatgtgtacattattattattattattattattattattattattattattattattattattattattattattattattataaacaaataACACTTTGTTACATGATAGGAGCATTAATGTGTTTTATTCTTATTGTAACCTACTTCATATACTGAATAACAACTTACCGCACAATAAATAGTGGATGTTTCCTGTCTGGAGAAAAGGATGCAGATTCTTAAAACCGTAATTTAAGAAATGTTCATGAAATTAAAATCGTTGACAGATATTGTGAGGAAAATAACTGACGGATTGTTTAAGGTTACCGCAAATGCCAATAAAAAAAGTCTGTGAGAAAGACGTTAATCTTGAGAAAGTCTCCTGAGGGAGAGGGCTCGTGAAGTGTTTGAATGTCGGTTTGGTCTATGGTTTctccaaaacaaacagcatttttaaatagCCTCGTTATATATGCGTTAtgatttgattttattgtgttagaATATGTGTTCTTTCttcaaacacatgtacacataaGTTCAGTTGTAAAGGTTGAAAAACCAAATGTGTCATCTCAATTGAAGATGTGCATATAAGATAGGTTGGTTGTCTCAGGTTTGGTCAAACACATTTCATCGACCGTGACTAATGGCCAAACAAGCCAAATTTATGCCAACGTTGGCCCAACGTCATTGTGCTGCCTggggtggggctggcagagttgaaagttTTCAATTTGTAACATGATTTGACTAGAATGAGGAAGATTGTTCAGTCCTGGTGTACCGTCACATTATGCCTCCCCATCAGAATTTGCTACCGGTAGCAAAATGTGGCAGCTAGAGAAGAAATTGCTacccgtgttttgttttttttgttttttttttaacaatgggtGAATGGTAATAAATTATGAAGGGCCGTATAGTGGGGTCAAAAATGCCATCAACACATTACTTTACGATTATGAATACTGTTTGCCCATGTTTTAGAAACAGGGTCATACtacatattttaatttaagttaatCTTAGGAAGGTAGCGCTACACATATTGGAAAAATAGTCAGCAGTaataattgtatcaatttctACTTAATACCAAGCAATTAAAACGATATAAGTCGGGAGATTTTTCTGACGCAGTAAGTGGAACAGAAGTAAAACAGTGGCGAGCATGCGCAGTGCAAAAAGAAGCAGAAACTGATAAGAAGCAAAAAATGACGGAACAGTGGCACTCttattctccagacaagctcgaGCAGCTCAAAGCTAGGTAAAGTCAGATACAGAGAAAAACGATAACGCAATATTGGATGAATACCTAAAATAGTAATTACAATTAATACACAATGATCAAACCAAACCAAATTTAAAAACACCACCGAGAAacacttgttttttaaaaacgAATTAAGTCACAGGACTAAAGTGGACAGAGGCACAAGTAAACTAAACAATAGCTTTTTCAATTTAAACTAATCGATAGCTTTTCAATTTTTACTGTATAAATATGAAATGTAAACTTGCTTTCATTAGAGATATTCTTTGCTGTCATGGGTGAAACAAAAACTACACTTCCCACGATCCCCGTTATTCTAACTCTGACTTGTCGAACTACATTTCGGGAGTCGTAGTTCCTTAACCGATTAGAATGTGGCGGCCGTAATGACATACCGGTCTATACAAACGACCAAAAGACTACAACTCCCACAAACCCGCGTGTTGTTGTCCATCCGGCTTGCTGTCTTCTTTCCCGCGCAGTTCGTATTGGCGCTGCTATCAGGAGGTTACTTGTGTAATTTGTCAGCCGCATTTCATTTTCAGGTTTCTTGTCCAACCCGGAAAATACATAATTATACAAGCTCTGTTTCATACGGAGTGTAAGCGCGTCGGAGATAGAAGATGTCTTACGAGTATGACCAGGCTAGTTTACCCGATCTGCTCCCGCTGTATTATCGCCGTCTTTTCCCGTTTTCACAGTACTTTCGCTGGCTTAATTATGGAGGTGGTGAGTAAAGGGTACGGGAATGGGGTTCAATCCTTACATCTTGCtgcttttaaacattttgtaGGTAGAAAAACATGCTATGGAGGCCTGGGTTTAAATCAGTTTTATCTCACAATATAAATAACATTGTCAGAACGCTGGTGTTGCTATGGTAATGATTCAGGACCTCAGCATAGCATCACGTGACTGAAACATTTAACAGTATAATTTTTACAGTAAACATAAACAGCCATCATGTATAACACTAAAacgcttttttttccccccatgccTAGTAACAAAGAATTATTTCCAGAACCGCGAGTTTTCCTTCACCCTGAAAGACGACATCTACGTGCGGTACCAGTGCTTCAACAATCAGAGCGAACTGGAGAAAGAGATGCAGAAAATGAACCCCTACAAGATCGACATCGGCGCCGTGTACTCGCACAGGGTTCGTTCACGTTGTTTCACAGCACTCCTGATCCATTCCACGTTTTAATAGGAGCCCAGAAAGACACAccttacagggatggaaataagactcctgttgcatagcagtttcacccattccaggttttactaagagcttgattagccccactttataggtaacaagctcaggtgtgccttattaaactcatagtaaaaccaggagtgaatcaaactgctatgcaataggagtcttatttccatcgctgtTATAtagattttaatttattaaactcTGTCTCTTTTGACACCAGAAAAAGTGCCTTACTATGTTACCAGCCTGGCGTGCCATGAAATTTAAAGTCAAGATTTAGACAGCAAATCCTTGCTATGGATGTGTGTTTAGTAAATACAGCACACTCTTTCTTATCCAAACCCCATGCTACTACAATGGCATTGCAGGCTGGTAACAGCTGTAGAAACCACACTTTAGCATTGTAGTtctgtatgtaaaacattttcAGATGTCTCTGTAGTTTAGATTTAAATGGCTAGTACTTATTTTTAATGTACTGCGTCTTATTTCAACAGGGGCCGACCTGAGTGGTTGGGATTAGTCTACTGCATAGCCGGTCATGTCATATTTGTAATGCAGGagtatttaaccctttcatgagtgaaatattgaaaatagctgaactAAAAGTagtttggacacataataaataaactgttcattgaaaaaatgtgcagtttttttccattgctttatatatgGGGGGGGTGGGATCCTCGTATGTCATTCTGCATTCGTGTGCAGCTTGGGAATTTgagtcaaaaaaatatatatgcgtTGTTTTACAGCCGAGTCAACACAACACAGTGAAATCCGGGACCTTCCAGGCACTGGAGAAAGAGCTGGTCTTTGATATCGACATGACGGATTACGACGACGTTAGAAACTGCTGCaggtaaagctgtttttttttttttttgcccagttTGAGAGTCAGCATTTCGATGCATGCTAGAGACCTGACCCGGCTGGGGTAACCATTCCGTCATGTTAAAATCTTACCGTTTGTAGCGCTGCCGAGATCTGTTCCAAATGCTGGACGCTGATGACCATAGCCATTCGTATTCTGGACCGAGCGCTGAAAGGTAGGGCTTTTAAAGCACAACACCTGTAGATTTTCATCTTGCAACTTGCTGTTTAACGCGAGCCTTTGCTTTTCAAGTCCTCGTTGTCTTGCGAGATGCAAATcaaactctctttttttttatcagaggaTTTTGGCTTCAAGCACCGTCTGTGGGTTTACTCGGGCAGGCGAGGTGTCCATTGCTGGGTCTGTGACGAAGCAGCCAGAAAACTCACCCAGTCTGCCCGCGCTGCCGTGGTAGAGTATCTCAGCGCCGTGAAGGTAGGTCTGTTCCATCAGAATGCCCTTGTGGGCTACGTCATTGATGCAACGCTACCGTAATAAAAAACAGGGAGGCTTGCACAAAGAGACCACTGTTTAGATGAATTGAGAGGCCCTCGCTGTCCTAATGTTAATTTTGGATCAGGTCTGTGAAAGCAGAGGTAAGAAAGTCAAGCACAGTAAGTGTTCGATTTATGGCATTCAGTTCAGTCGCTTGTCAGTCTACTTGACGTctggctgatttcacagaccctgctTAGCACACATTTTTCACTACCTTACCTTTAATAAGATAGTCCAAGATAAGTGCTCTGTGTTATGTGAAACCTGCCATTAATTTCTTATATTAACTCAGACTGTAAatataacattcttttttttttgttaaacacagGGTGGTGAAGAAGCCATTAAAAAGGTGCAGCTGTCAGACCCCATACATCCCTTTATCAAGTCAGTACTGCACCATGTGTCTTTACAATATAACATTCTGATTCAACCGTGAAGCGCTGGAGAGCTCGTTTTATAAATGCGGATTGTTTTACTCCCTGCAGGGAATCATTGAAGGTGTTGCAGCTTTACTTTGAGGACTATGCCTTGGTCAACCAGGACATCCTCGGAAGCAAAGAATCAATTGACAAGGTCCTGGCTCTACTGCCTGAAGATATCCTTTTTAAGGGAAGTCCACTGTCCATGCAGTTTGAAGAAGAATGGGAGAGAGTACAACAGCAAAAGTACATTTATACAGCGCCTTTGAAGAAATGAAGCCTTCCAAAATCGCTTAACACAAATGCCTTTAAACATATGGGAGAACATTAATGTGAACCAAACAGTG is a genomic window containing:
- the LOC117966911 gene encoding DNA primase small subunit-like; the encoded protein is MSYEYDQASLPDLLPLYYRRLFPFSQYFRWLNYGGVTKNYFQNREFSFTLKDDIYVRYQCFNNQSELEKEMQKMNPYKIDIGAVYSHRPSQHNTVKSGTFQALEKELVFDIDMTDYDDVRNCCSAAEICSKCWTLMTIAIRILDRALKEDFGFKHRLWVYSGRRGVHCWVCDEAARKLTQSARAAVVEYLSAVKGGEEAIKKVQLSDPIHPFIKESLKVLQLYFEDYALVNQDILGSKESIDKVLALLPEEVRDLLQNDFLKVKTAAQRWECLKKRVLQMQGALKKGIYGDWDIMFQYCYPRLDTNVSKGVNHLLKSPFSVHPKTGRVSVPIDLNLLDQFDPFAVPTISLICQELDKALEGDEEANDKENEGEPEQKRRVRDYKKTSLAKYVKVFEQFVENMEQSWKGELLKKSDQQKDF